The Novosphingobium kaempferiae genome includes a window with the following:
- a CDS encoding Z1 domain-containing protein translates to MSTGTPEQQLRSAYGAANALLELEPRITQEALERAVDIILAMPPYANVDRTRLLRELEARNNTLVGGYSIIDDKEFVAWIKTARENREFQFWERYRHWMDRGKRWATGPLVQLDRMTDDILDRLRNPEMAGAWDRRGLVVGDVQSGKTSNYTALICKAVDAGYPLVIVLAGVHNSLRSQTQLRIDEGFLGFDTRLSLLADDQENQRIGAGKMPSAPFLVAHSLTSSADGGDFKAATANGTRLVPGGRDPIILVVKKRVSILENLLAWVKSVRGTDDPGTPGGKIVRDVPMLVIDDEADNASANTNEYRNDDGTIDEDADPTKTNMLIRKLLVTFEKSAYVGYTATPFANVFMHHEATHRDAGRDLFPASFIVNLPAPSKYIGPERVFGVDRPGANGEAKGLPIIRRISDATAIFPPGHKKDHPVTELPASLEEAMLAFLLVCAARRVRGDINVDNSMLIHVTRLVAIQEKVARLVDEFLVDVVRQLEFPGTGGTVIAELEALWNKEFEAKGDELRALLADHDLQPVAWSAVRDQLFDAAKRVRVRQINGSAKDTLDYADHPDGLSVIAVGGDKLSRGLTLEGLSVSYFIRTTKMYDTLMQMGRWFGYRPRYADLCRLYTSPTLIRWYRHIATATAELREEFDLAFNNGQTPLEFGHRVRAHPDGLLITAANKMRAGTRVRAGFSGTISETVSFEATHVKANFDAFADFLNDLPRSAGTGRHQWNDVEGSRVTSLLRQLQTSRDSWKANAQALAEYVGNRVANGRLKTWTIVLAGQGQTDVSCRLGPYDITLTQRKYETSDGRITIGRLVSPADEVADLDRPAITRAMEQTIDAWEKKADPKKDEPKTASGPFIRRQRSRDRGLLLIYPIDAAMPDRMPIMGFAISFPFDEDAPLIDYAENSVKQLERIFD, encoded by the coding sequence GCTGCGCGAGCTGGAAGCCCGCAATAACACCTTGGTCGGCGGATATTCGATCATCGACGACAAGGAATTCGTCGCTTGGATCAAGACAGCGCGTGAAAATCGCGAGTTCCAGTTCTGGGAGCGGTATCGGCACTGGATGGATCGAGGCAAGCGCTGGGCCACCGGTCCGCTCGTCCAGCTCGACCGCATGACCGACGACATCCTAGATCGACTTCGAAATCCCGAGATGGCCGGTGCCTGGGACCGACGCGGCCTCGTCGTCGGCGACGTCCAGTCCGGAAAGACTTCGAACTACACCGCGCTCATCTGCAAGGCGGTCGACGCGGGCTATCCCCTGGTCATCGTCCTCGCGGGCGTCCACAACAGTCTCCGGAGCCAGACTCAGCTGCGGATCGACGAAGGCTTCCTCGGGTTCGACACCCGGCTGAGCCTGCTCGCCGACGATCAGGAGAATCAGCGCATCGGTGCCGGCAAGATGCCGAGTGCGCCGTTCCTCGTCGCACATTCCCTGACGAGCAGCGCGGACGGTGGAGACTTCAAGGCGGCAACCGCCAATGGCACACGTCTCGTGCCTGGCGGTCGCGACCCGATCATCCTGGTAGTCAAGAAACGCGTCAGCATTCTCGAAAATCTGCTGGCCTGGGTGAAATCTGTCCGCGGCACCGACGATCCCGGCACGCCCGGCGGCAAGATCGTCCGGGACGTGCCGATGCTCGTCATCGACGACGAGGCCGACAACGCATCGGCGAATACCAACGAATATCGCAACGACGACGGCACGATCGACGAGGATGCCGATCCGACGAAGACCAACATGCTCATCCGCAAGCTGCTCGTCACCTTCGAGAAGAGCGCCTATGTCGGATACACCGCGACGCCCTTCGCCAACGTGTTCATGCACCATGAGGCGACGCACCGGGATGCCGGCAGGGATCTCTTCCCGGCGAGCTTCATCGTCAATCTGCCGGCACCCTCGAAATACATCGGACCTGAGCGCGTCTTCGGCGTCGATCGCCCGGGTGCGAACGGCGAGGCGAAAGGGCTGCCGATCATCAGGCGGATTTCCGACGCGACGGCCATCTTCCCGCCGGGCCACAAGAAGGACCATCCGGTAACGGAACTGCCGGCCTCGCTCGAAGAGGCGATGCTGGCCTTCCTGCTGGTCTGCGCGGCGAGACGGGTGCGCGGCGACATCAACGTCGACAATTCGATGCTCATCCACGTCACGCGCCTAGTCGCCATCCAGGAGAAGGTGGCGCGGCTCGTCGACGAGTTTCTTGTCGATGTTGTGCGTCAGCTCGAGTTTCCCGGCACCGGCGGCACCGTCATCGCCGAGTTGGAGGCACTTTGGAACAAGGAGTTCGAGGCCAAGGGGGATGAACTGCGCGCCCTCCTTGCCGACCATGATCTCCAGCCGGTCGCATGGTCGGCGGTCCGTGACCAGCTGTTCGACGCGGCCAAGCGAGTTCGGGTCCGGCAGATCAACGGGTCGGCAAAGGACACGCTCGACTATGCCGATCATCCGGACGGCCTCTCGGTAATAGCCGTCGGCGGTGACAAGCTGTCGCGCGGCCTGACGCTCGAAGGTCTCTCGGTCAGCTACTTCATTCGCACCACCAAGATGTACGACACGCTCATGCAGATGGGCCGCTGGTTCGGCTATCGTCCGCGCTATGCCGACCTGTGCCGCCTGTACACTTCACCGACTCTCATCCGCTGGTATCGGCACATCGCGACCGCGACCGCCGAACTGCGCGAGGAATTCGATCTGGCGTTCAACAACGGCCAGACACCGCTGGAGTTCGGCCACCGCGTCCGGGCGCACCCCGATGGCCTGCTGATCACTGCCGCCAACAAGATGCGAGCGGGAACGCGGGTCCGGGCAGGCTTCTCCGGCACGATCTCCGAAACCGTGTCGTTCGAGGCGACGCACGTCAAAGCGAACTTCGACGCGTTCGCCGATTTTCTGAACGATCTGCCACGGAGCGCCGGCACGGGGCGGCATCAGTGGAACGACGTCGAAGGCTCTCGCGTGACGTCGCTTCTTCGACAGCTCCAGACATCCCGCGATTCTTGGAAGGCCAATGCGCAGGCGCTGGCCGAATATGTCGGCAATCGCGTCGCGAACGGTCGGCTGAAGACCTGGACTATCGTGCTCGCTGGCCAAGGTCAGACAGATGTCTCTTGCCGCCTCGGACCGTATGATATCACGCTGACCCAGCGAAAATATGAGACCAGCGACGGGCGCATCACGATCGGCCGCCTTGTCAGCCCTGCAGATGAAGTTGCCGATCTCGATCGGCCAGCCATCACCCGGGCGATGGAGCAGACCATCGACGCCTGGGAAAAGAAGGCGGATCCCAAGAAGGACGAGCCAAAGACCGCGAGCGGACCATTCATCCGCCGGCAGCGGAGCCGGGATCGCGGCCTGCTTCTGATCTATCCAATCGATGCGGCGATGCCGGACAGGATGCCCATCATGGGGTTCGCGATCAGCTTCCCGTTCGACGAGGATGCGCCGCTCATCGACTATGCCGAGAACAGCGTGAAGCAGCTCGAAAGGATCTTCGATTGA